Part of the Amycolatopsis sp. 195334CR genome is shown below.
GCGCCCGAGGTAGATCGCGTCGACCAGACCGCGGACCAGGTCCGGGAGGCGGAACGACGCCGAGCCGAACAACCGGGTGATCGCCTCGGCGGCCCGCAGTTCGTGCAGGGAAATGGCGTAACCGCGCGGGCGGGAACTCGTCGCCGTGGTCCACAGGTTCTACAGGCAGACGACCAACTGCTGATTCGTGTGCAGGCCGAAGAAACCGCGGAAGCGCCGCTGCGCGATCCGCGCCATCGCCGCCACGGCGAAGCCCAAGCCGAGCCAGAACAGAATGTTCGCTATGACGTTCGTGGCGATGTCCAGCAGCACTGGATCATGATCCCCTCGGTGACTGAGTGGGTGAGCGCAGCCTGGCCGCGACCGCCGCTGTGGTGGTGGTGAGGAGGCAGCCGATGACGGTCAGGCCGACCGCGGTGCCGTTCGCCTTGTGGAAGCTGAAGACAAAATGGAGCTGGTGCGCGAATGTCTCGCCTCGCAGTAGCGGGGAGACGAAGACTGCCACGAAGAGCAACGCGCTGAGACCGCACAACGTCCATGCGCCCGCGGGCATTCGTGCGAAGATGAGCGCCGCGGTGGCCGCCAGGCACAGGGCCGCGGCGAAACCGCCGAGGATGTTGGTCCACGTCAGGCCCATCCACTCGCTGGGCGGGCCGCCGAGCTGGATGTTGACGATGGCGAACCAGACCTGCATGGCCGCCGTGGCCAGGCCGAGGGAACCGGCGATGGCCGCAGCGGGGGCGTTCGCCCTGGGCCGCTGGGGAAACGAGGCTCCGGCACCCTGCGGGACGGCCATGCGCGGCCGGCCGCCCGGAGGGGCGTTCCACGCGACCGGCTGTGGCTGGGTCGTCTGGACCACCGTCTCGGCCCCCGGCGAGACGAGCGCGGTGACCCGCTCGCGCTGCGCGGTGATCATCCCGTGCACCGCCTCCGGCCACGGCCGCACCGACGGCGCCAGCGAGCCGACCAGCTCCAGGATCCGGGCCGGCGTCGGCCGCGCGGCGGGGTCCTTGGCCAGGCACGCCGCGACGATCGGGCGCAGCCGTCCGGGCACCTTGGCGAGGTCGGGTTCGCCGGACACCACGTTGTTCAGCGTCTGCAGGGTCGACGATCCGGCGAACGGACTCACCCCCGAACGCGCCACGGCCAGCACGATGCCCAACGAGAACACGTCGCTGGCCGGACCCAGTTCACCGCCTTCGGCCTGCTCGGGCGACGCGAATCCCGGCGAGCCCACCAGCCATCCCGTGCGCGTCAGGTCGCCGCGCCCACCGTCGGCGTCGGCGGCGCGGGCGATGCCGAAATCGACCACGCGCGGCCCGTCCTCGGCCAGTAAAACGTTGGCGGGCTTGAGATCCCGGTGCACCACGCCCGCCGCGTGGATGCCCGCCAACGCGGTCGCCAGCCCGGCCGCGAGCCGCAGGGCGGCCTGTTCCGGCAAGGGGCCCGTCGCCTCCAGGGCTTCCTTCAGCGAAGGGCCCACCACGAACACCGACGCCAGCCACGGCACCGCGGCGTGCGGGTCGGCGTCCACGACCGCGGCGGTGTAGGCGCCCGAAACGGTGCGGGACGCGGAAACCTCGCGAGCGAACCGCGCGCGGAACCCCTCGTCCTCCACGATGCCCGACAGCACCTGCTTGACCGCGACCAGCCGCCCGTCCGGCCCCGAAGCCAGCAGCACCCGGCCCATTCCGCCGCGCCCCAGCTCGGCGAGCACCC
Proteins encoded:
- a CDS encoding serine/threonine-protein kinase, producing MGLAADVVGPYRVLAELGRGGMGRVLLASGPDGRLVAVKQVLSGIVEDEGFRARFAREVSASRTVSGAYTAAVVDADPHAAVPWLASVFVVGPSLKEALEATGPLPEQAALRLAAGLATALAGIHAAGVVHRDLKPANVLLAEDGPRVVDFGIARAADADGGRGDLTRTGWLVGSPGFASPEQAEGGELGPASDVFSLGIVLAVARSGVSPFAGSSTLQTLNNVVSGEPDLAKVPGRLRPIVAACLAKDPAARPTPARILELVGSLAPSVRPWPEAVHGMITAQRERVTALVSPGAETVVQTTQPQPVAWNAPPGGRPRMAVPQGAGASFPQRPRANAPAAAIAGSLGLATAAMQVWFAIVNIQLGGPPSEWMGLTWTNILGGFAAALCLAATAALIFARMPAGAWTLCGLSALLFVAVFVSPLLRGETFAHQLHFVFSFHKANGTAVGLTVIGCLLTTTTAAVAARLRSPTQSPRGS